The genomic segment TTTGGTAAAAACACAGTGGCCATCAAGACAGTGGCCTTTTTCACGAGTGCTACCAGAGGTCCACTGTAGATGGCCATGGAAGTCACCCAGTAGGAGAGATGAGTAGTCAGAGGACAGAAAGAATGTGAGCCATGTTTCAAATTTAGAAAATACTCATTAACTAAGAATCCAAAAATCTTTATTCTGGGCAGACCATTCCTCAAGCTCTtcaaactttttttaattgtatcaAATCACGTTCTTGCTACTAATGTCATGCCTATAGGAGCTACATGGAAATCTCCAGGTTTACTGACTTTAGCTGAAGTGCTGAACCAGGTTAACAGCAATAGGGTGTGTGAAGGGAGAAAAGCATCTTTGCAAAATAAGACTCCTTGATATTTAGAAATGTGGCCTATTTGGGAGCTCAAGGGCATTTCCACTTCTACTGTTTTCCCATAAGTAGACTTCCTACTTTTATCCTTCAAAATCAAAATTGAAGGCTGatctctttcttttctctttttttccttcttccaCTGTTTTCTTTCGTCTTAACTTTTTTGCTTCACTTTTTACTTATCAAACACTATTTGTCTATTTTTGGACAATAACGTGAGTTCCTTAGGTTATTGTatgtgttttgcaaaatgttatccataaaactattgggcacatttatcaaagttcaagagtgaaaaatcaagttttttgaTTTATTGGACCTGTATTCAGTATTCCCACAGATGTTCTAAAGATTTGATATATTCATATGTTCTTTCAACACTGGAGATTTGATATTTGAGACTTGAATGTTCGAGATATAACAAAACCCTCACAACTTTTTGGTTGAAGATTTTTCCTTTGTAGTTTTGAGGTGACAAAGTTCCCCGGAGACAGCAAAAATTTGAATATTCAAGTTTATTAATTCAAAAACCTTGATTTGACCTTGACTATCCATTCCTACAGGAAATGGTTAAAGACTGCAAAAAATCAATACAGGCTTACCAATAAAAACCCTCCCCATTTAGTTTGAAAGAGAGAGTTTGGACACAAGAATGGCTGCATACCCCCCTACCTTACCTGCCTCCTGTGCTTGCAAGAGTGGATAAGATCAGCAGAAGTTTTTCCTCATTGTGCATTTTCCAAATTGCCAGGGAGCCATTGACTGCACTCATACTCCACTCACACCACCTTGGCTTCAACAAGAGAGCTTCTTCCAGTAGGAAGCCACATATCCCATCAATATCCAGGTGGTGTGTGATTCTCACATGTGGATCATGAGTGTGCGATGTGGCTTTCCTGGAAGTTTCCATGATGCCATTATCCTGTGTCAGTCAGTGGCCCAAGTCCTCTTTCCCCGAGGAAATGGGTAAGTGATTGTTCCCTTTCCCATCATTCAGTAGTGTCTTTATTAGCGTCTTTTTAGCATAAAACCATGTGAGAAACTGGCCAACATGTGTAAACTTACATTACCCAtgtcttttttaaatacagttactAACTTATACCAAGACACTTTCTTTTatttgacaaataaaaaaaagattttctattTATAAGCCTTCTTGCGAcaaataaaacacacagacaaataTAATGTTGGTGAGTTtactaatacattttttgtaaaaatctaaaaatgttacAAGAGATATTGATgagaaatgtattatatttgtttttttatcatcATTCAAAAATTTCTACTAAGTTACCCTAGGCCTAGGGTGCAGCAGAAATCCATTCTGAGCATGCTCTTTAGCCTATATCAGCCCCTTTGCACCATAAAGTCCAGGTTTTGCTCAGTTGCCACAAAACACTTCTGCATGAGGCTCCTGATGAGCCCCTATGGCCAGGTGAGGATGGCATACAGCAGATTGCATCCCAGAAAATTAATTGACAAAGAAATACTGTCTTAACAAAACAAGAATACGACAATTGACTATTTTTACAAAATGTCatctaatatctaatatctaacttcttttttttttctacagatgCACGGAGTTGTATgaaatgctctaaatatgaaaaGTTAAATTCTATACGAAATGGCTGCATCCTGAGGAATATAGATTACCTTTCCTATGAAGACCAGTTGGGTTGTACACTATCCTCCATCTCTGTAACATTctccatctcttgtgctgtaattctgggaatctttataaagtaccgcgagactcctatagtgagagccaacaaccgatatctcagctgtctcctcctcatctctctcatgttgtgtttcctctgcactttattattcattggacgcccaactcagatatgttgtctcctccgacaagtaacatttggggttgtatttactatttctgtttcttctgtgttggctaaaactctcacagttattattgccttcaatgccacaaagcctgggagcaagctgaagaagtatgtaggaacccaactggccatcgtattagtcattgtatgttgttTGGATGAAATTATAATCTCCATTGTATGGTTGGCCTCCAGTCCCCCTTTTCCAGAGGCTGATACACTTTCGGACCCAAactatattattctgctgtgcaatgaag from the Xenopus tropicalis strain Nigerian chromosome 5, UCB_Xtro_10.0, whole genome shotgun sequence genome contains:
- the LOC116411016 gene encoding vomeronasal type-2 receptor 26-like — protein: MDARSCMKCSKYEKLNSIRNGCILRNIDYLSYEDQLGCTLSSISVTFSISCAVILGIFIKYRETPIVRANNRYLSCLLLISLMLCFLCTLLFIGRPTQICCLLRQVTFGVVFTISVSSVLAKTLTVIIAFNATKPGSKLKKYVGTQLAIVLVIVCCLDEIIISIVWLASSPPFPEADTLSDPNYIILLCNEGSGCFFFCIIGYIGTLALLSFIAAFLAKDFPDRFNEAKNITFSMLGFCSVWVAFVPAYLSSKGSRMVAVEIFAILSSSAGLLGCIFIPKCYIIFLKPELNTKETIITKQ